The following proteins are co-located in the Hyalangium minutum genome:
- the epsD gene encoding exopolysaccharide biosynthesis glycosyltransferase EpsD produces MSDSPSAGSETPPRTEGPKPRVSVVMATYNRLTLLPRLLKQLATQTLPPTDYEVVIVDDGSKEPAAGPLAELAQELPYSLRVETQKNAGAAAARHRGVLAAQGEVVIITDDDMQVPENFVQRHLEQHPPGSRNVVLGRIDPDPAILDMPLFERWYAYLHDRLAKRLHEEGAHGWNLYTGNVSFRREDYVAVGGFDPNLKQSEDIELGIRLEKSGCQVRFCNDSYVLHGSDHTSFEKWLARAHRYGIMDSRLSERHSDVPQVDPWRMLFEMNALARPLLATAVALPGPTKPVTDALMGVARLADRLGLNQVAFKSTSVAYTMEYLRGARAEAGSWREVARRISRYREVAASGGFLAQQGAGKDSSGAS; encoded by the coding sequence GTGAGCGATTCGCCCTCGGCGGGCTCGGAGACTCCGCCGCGGACTGAAGGGCCAAAGCCTCGGGTGAGCGTGGTCATGGCCACGTACAACCGGCTGACCCTGCTGCCGCGGCTCCTCAAGCAGCTCGCGACCCAGACGCTTCCTCCCACGGACTACGAAGTCGTCATCGTGGATGACGGCTCCAAGGAGCCTGCGGCAGGGCCCCTGGCGGAGCTCGCCCAGGAGCTGCCGTACTCGCTGCGCGTGGAGACGCAGAAGAACGCCGGCGCCGCGGCGGCGCGGCACCGGGGCGTGCTCGCGGCCCAGGGTGAGGTGGTCATCATCACGGATGACGACATGCAGGTGCCCGAGAACTTCGTCCAGCGGCATCTGGAGCAGCACCCGCCCGGCTCGCGCAACGTGGTGCTGGGCCGCATTGATCCGGATCCGGCCATCTTGGACATGCCGCTCTTCGAGCGCTGGTACGCGTACCTGCACGACCGGCTGGCCAAGCGGCTGCACGAGGAGGGCGCCCACGGGTGGAACCTCTACACGGGCAACGTGTCGTTCCGCCGCGAGGACTACGTGGCGGTGGGCGGGTTTGATCCGAACCTGAAGCAGTCCGAGGACATCGAGCTGGGCATCCGCCTCGAGAAGTCCGGCTGCCAAGTGCGCTTCTGCAACGACTCGTATGTGCTGCACGGCTCCGACCACACCAGCTTCGAGAAGTGGCTCGCGCGGGCGCACCGCTACGGCATCATGGACTCGCGGCTGTCCGAGCGGCACTCGGACGTGCCGCAGGTGGACCCGTGGCGGATGCTCTTCGAGATGAACGCGCTGGCTCGGCCGCTGCTGGCCACGGCGGTGGCGCTGCCGGGGCCGACCAAGCCAGTGACGGACGCGCTCATGGGCGTGGCGCGGCTGGCAGACCGGCTGGGGCTCAACCAAGTGGCCTTCAAGAGCACGTCGGTGGCCTACACGATGGAGTACCTGCGCGGGGCGAGGGCGGAGGCGGGCTCGTGGCGGGAAGTGGCCCGGCGCATCTCGCGTTATCGGGAGGTGGCCGCGAGTGGCGGCTTCTTGGCCCAGCAGGGCGCGGGAAAGGACTCGAGCGGAGCGTCATGA
- the wzy gene encoding exopolysaccharide repeat unit polymerase, which produces MEAFLSRTPVFLTLLAGVVLATLGLLVLFPAVAMLPVAAAILLWVLAKVPIRYPVLTLLALMLILDCAVEVPYSGKWQSPLSFPGRLLFLNLNVVTGVPGLGFTLIDLSVFGLIALYVYRQAMGLKIDEKMTPLPRPLVMALLLILATITWMYIWGVARGGDGRPAKWQLQKLLLLPMFVLLFNASIKGPEDFRILGRIIVGAAFTKAFLGAFFIVFIARPQGLYTEYATTHSDTMIYVTGLAIAMSSWTEEPNWKTFRRMVLVSAVILMGMDYNDRRIAYASFNQCLIAMFLISPWSRVKRYATRAGLLLAPVFIIYVAIGWANPVGIFSPVNTFKSMIVGEHNATGEMDYRDVENFNLISTWQNNPMLGTGYGHGFQEVIKLADISHLFEDYLYHPHNSVLGLLAFGGMVGFTGVWLFVALTVYFAVRAYHRAHPPHWRAGGLVVVSIVFAYINQCFGDMGITSWYCTILIALAVTVSGKLATLTGAWKNAGAPVPAGNAAEAFASVQDGGGRT; this is translated from the coding sequence ATGGAAGCCTTCCTCTCCCGCACCCCTGTCTTCCTGACGCTGCTGGCCGGCGTGGTGCTGGCCACGCTGGGGCTGCTCGTCCTCTTCCCCGCGGTGGCCATGCTACCGGTGGCGGCGGCCATCCTGCTGTGGGTGCTGGCCAAGGTCCCCATCCGCTACCCCGTCCTCACGCTGCTGGCGTTGATGCTCATCTTGGACTGCGCGGTGGAGGTGCCCTACTCGGGCAAGTGGCAGTCCCCGCTCTCGTTCCCGGGCCGCCTGCTGTTCCTCAACCTCAACGTCGTCACCGGCGTGCCCGGCCTGGGCTTCACGCTGATCGACTTGTCCGTGTTCGGGCTCATCGCCCTCTACGTCTACCGGCAGGCCATGGGCCTGAAGATCGACGAGAAGATGACGCCGCTGCCCCGGCCGCTGGTGATGGCGCTGCTGCTCATCCTGGCGACCATCACCTGGATGTACATCTGGGGTGTGGCGCGAGGCGGAGACGGGCGTCCGGCGAAGTGGCAGCTCCAGAAGCTGCTGCTGCTGCCCATGTTCGTGCTGCTGTTCAACGCCTCCATCAAGGGGCCGGAGGACTTCCGGATTCTCGGCCGCATCATCGTGGGGGCCGCCTTCACCAAGGCCTTCCTGGGCGCCTTCTTCATCGTCTTCATCGCCCGGCCCCAGGGGCTCTACACCGAGTACGCCACCACGCACTCGGACACGATGATCTACGTGACGGGGCTGGCCATCGCGATGAGCTCCTGGACGGAGGAGCCCAACTGGAAGACGTTCCGGAGGATGGTGCTGGTGTCCGCCGTCATCCTGATGGGCATGGACTACAACGATCGCCGCATCGCCTACGCGAGCTTCAACCAGTGCCTGATCGCCATGTTCCTGATCAGCCCGTGGTCCCGCGTGAAGCGCTACGCGACGCGCGCCGGCCTCCTCCTGGCGCCGGTGTTCATCATCTACGTCGCCATCGGCTGGGCCAATCCGGTAGGCATTTTCTCGCCAGTGAACACGTTCAAGTCGATGATCGTCGGCGAGCACAACGCCACAGGCGAGATGGACTACCGCGACGTGGAGAACTTCAACCTCATTTCCACCTGGCAGAATAACCCCATGCTCGGCACGGGCTACGGGCACGGGTTCCAAGAGGTGATCAAGCTCGCGGACATCTCCCATCTGTTCGAGGACTACCTGTACCACCCGCACAACTCGGTGCTGGGCCTGTTGGCCTTTGGCGGGATGGTGGGCTTCACGGGCGTGTGGTTGTTCGTTGCACTCACCGTGTACTTCGCCGTGCGCGCCTACCACCGTGCTCACCCGCCTCACTGGCGAGCAGGGGGCCTCGTGGTCGTCTCCATCGTCTTTGCCTACATCAACCAGTGCTTCGGAGACATGGGCATCACCAGCTGGTACTGCACCATCCTGATCGCGCTGGCCGTCACTGTTTCCGGGAAGTTGGCCACACTCACGGGCGCCTGGAAGAACGCTGGGGCGCCTGTTCCTGCAGGTAACGCAGCTGAAGCGTTTGCGTCGGTGCAGGACGGAGGTGGGCGCACATGA
- the epsU gene encoding exopolysaccharide biosynthesis GT2 family glycosyltransferase EpsU: MWADVLLFVLGLPVVVACGYLLLLTLLSAGKAAPPRVAPRLKFDIIVPAHNEEAGIARTVTNLSAMDYPAALRRILVVADNCSDATADRAREAGATVLVRHDTEKRGKGFALAHAFERSLSDGFADAVVVVDADTEVSPHLLHSFGLRLEAGAHAVQAHYGVMNPSASWRTRLMTIALALFHKVRSLGRERLGVSCGLRGNGMCFTHSVIRQVPHDAFSIVEDLEYGIRLGRAGHRVHYAWEAEVLGEMVSSEKAARSQRRRWEGGRWAMTKQFGVPLLGEALRKRDGVLLDLAMDLLVPPLSYVVLGAVGLSVAAGVLSGVSGFAPLSLAAGAFCVASLGLYVLRGWWVSGMGARGLLDLMAAPFYVVWKVWLMVAGPRDKKGEWVRTTREARKP; encoded by the coding sequence ATGTGGGCGGACGTTCTGTTGTTCGTGCTGGGGCTGCCGGTGGTGGTGGCGTGCGGCTATCTGCTGCTGCTGACGCTGTTGTCGGCGGGCAAGGCGGCGCCGCCTCGGGTGGCCCCGCGGCTGAAGTTCGACATCATCGTCCCCGCGCACAATGAGGAGGCGGGCATTGCCCGCACGGTGACGAACCTGTCCGCCATGGACTACCCGGCGGCGCTGCGGCGCATCCTGGTGGTGGCGGACAACTGCTCGGACGCCACGGCGGACCGGGCCCGCGAAGCTGGCGCCACGGTGCTGGTGCGCCATGACACGGAGAAGCGCGGCAAGGGCTTCGCGCTGGCGCATGCCTTCGAGCGCAGCCTGAGTGACGGCTTTGCCGACGCGGTGGTGGTGGTGGACGCGGACACCGAGGTGTCTCCGCACCTGTTGCACTCGTTCGGGCTGCGGCTGGAGGCGGGCGCGCACGCGGTGCAGGCGCACTACGGCGTGATGAACCCAAGCGCCTCGTGGCGCACGCGGCTGATGACCATTGCCCTGGCGCTGTTCCACAAGGTGCGCTCGCTGGGCCGCGAGCGGCTGGGCGTCTCGTGCGGTCTGCGCGGCAACGGCATGTGCTTCACCCACAGCGTGATTCGCCAGGTGCCGCACGACGCATTCTCCATCGTCGAGGACCTGGAGTACGGCATCCGCCTGGGCCGCGCGGGCCACCGCGTGCACTACGCGTGGGAGGCCGAGGTGCTCGGGGAGATGGTGTCCTCCGAGAAGGCCGCGCGCTCGCAGCGCCGCCGCTGGGAGGGGGGCCGCTGGGCGATGACGAAGCAGTTCGGCGTGCCGCTGCTGGGCGAGGCCCTGCGCAAGCGCGACGGCGTGCTGCTGGACCTGGCCATGGACCTGTTGGTTCCGCCGCTGAGCTACGTGGTGCTGGGCGCCGTGGGGCTGTCGGTGGCCGCGGGCGTGCTCTCCGGGGTGTCCGGGTTCGCGCCGCTCAGCCTGGCCGCGGGGGCGTTCTGCGTGGCCAGCCTGGGCCTCTACGTGCTGCGCGGCTGGTGGGTGTCGGGCATGGGCGCCCGGGGGCTGTTGGACCTGATGGCGGCGCCGTTCTACGTGGTGTGGAAGGTGTGGCTGATGGTGGCGGGCCCTCGAGACAAGAAGGGGGAGTGGGTGCGCACCACCCGCGAGGCGCGCAAGCCCTGA
- a CDS encoding GumC family protein yields the protein MPAPHEDRLPDVEREQAQIFDWEQIRDYLSYVKNAVVRHWKLALATFLMTAVLGLLAAKLLPRTWHSESKLLPRRTASTIIPGLVNPERPNLLNPDPPNPMRPANEVDGPTKAAAEAVLRQENLIKIIKNTYLVDRWESTRPPLLRFKDSVMRLISAPPDEDAKMDAMVGTLEKKLWVGTDDGKVTIGVDWGDPQLAYELVEKAQESFLEKSKEEELNSIKDAITILQEHEQQAQDAVKEAYTDFEKTFTAIMIERRRAVGDPRLLPRFGSTDQELAQLRFVIRSKRRAIADATVQHNQRLTQMQDELVQLREMYAPDHPQVVEQETRVAALRQGSPQVRALQEEERQLLAEYGDLGGKSLPFPDEPVPDPYGLERVLMGLLPAVSENPSAAVTLDRLRSRLSAQQQILKRIDAAKLELDIAAKSFKYRFTVLTPAEFPRKPVKPNALIIAIGGIVAGLVLAVFAALARDVLSGRVLESWQVERGLGVPVLAELDRNSG from the coding sequence ATGCCCGCACCTCATGAGGATCGGCTCCCCGATGTGGAGCGCGAGCAGGCCCAGATCTTCGACTGGGAGCAGATCCGCGACTACCTCAGCTACGTGAAGAATGCCGTGGTCCGGCACTGGAAGCTGGCGCTGGCCACCTTCCTGATGACAGCGGTGCTGGGGCTGCTGGCGGCCAAGCTGCTGCCGCGCACCTGGCACTCCGAGTCCAAGCTGCTGCCGCGCCGCACCGCCAGCACCATCATCCCCGGCTTGGTGAACCCGGAGCGGCCCAACCTCCTGAACCCGGATCCGCCCAACCCCATGCGGCCGGCCAACGAGGTGGATGGGCCGACGAAGGCCGCCGCGGAGGCGGTGCTTCGCCAGGAGAACCTGATCAAGATCATCAAGAACACCTACCTGGTGGACCGGTGGGAGTCCACGCGTCCGCCGCTCCTGCGGTTCAAGGACTCGGTGATGCGGCTCATCTCGGCGCCTCCGGACGAGGACGCCAAGATGGACGCCATGGTGGGCACCCTGGAGAAGAAGCTCTGGGTGGGCACCGATGACGGCAAGGTGACCATCGGCGTGGACTGGGGCGACCCGCAGCTGGCCTATGAGCTGGTGGAGAAGGCGCAGGAGAGCTTCCTCGAGAAGAGCAAGGAGGAGGAGCTCAACAGCATCAAGGACGCCATCACCATCCTCCAGGAGCACGAGCAGCAGGCCCAGGACGCCGTGAAGGAGGCCTACACCGACTTCGAGAAGACCTTCACCGCGATCATGATCGAGCGCCGCCGCGCGGTGGGTGACCCCCGCTTGCTGCCGCGCTTCGGCTCCACGGACCAGGAGCTGGCGCAGCTGCGCTTCGTCATCCGCTCCAAGCGCCGGGCCATCGCGGATGCGACGGTGCAGCACAACCAGCGGCTGACGCAGATGCAGGACGAGCTGGTGCAGCTGCGCGAGATGTACGCGCCGGACCACCCGCAGGTGGTGGAGCAGGAGACGCGCGTGGCGGCGCTGCGCCAGGGCTCGCCCCAGGTGAGGGCGCTGCAGGAAGAGGAGCGCCAGCTGCTGGCCGAGTACGGTGACCTGGGCGGCAAGTCCCTGCCGTTCCCGGACGAGCCCGTGCCGGACCCGTACGGCCTGGAGCGCGTGCTGATGGGCCTGCTGCCCGCGGTGTCGGAGAACCCGAGCGCGGCGGTGACGCTGGACCGGCTCCGGAGCCGGCTGAGCGCGCAGCAGCAGATCCTCAAGCGCATCGACGCGGCGAAGCTGGAGCTGGACATCGCCGCCAAGTCCTTCAAGTACCGCTTCACGGTGCTGACGCCGGCGGAGTTTCCTCGCAAGCCGGTGAAGCCCAACGCGCTGATCATCGCCATCGGCGGAATCGTCGCCGGGCTGGTGCTGGCGGTGTTCGCGGCGCTGGCGCGTGACGTGCTGAGCGGACGCGTGCTGGAGAGTTGGCAGGTGGAGCGGGGGCTGGGTGTGCCCGTGCTGGCCGAGCTGGACCGGAATTCCGGGTGA
- a CDS encoding response regulator — MDVSQCTVLVVEDSPLFRKMVGEFLHALRITRIQEASNGRSALEQLAHSRPDLVCLDLTLPDVSGYDVCEYIRGQPELAGLPVLMISARGTLLDRAQAEEVGADGYLTKPFTQDEFIQQVVRLLAKAAEATPGGKSDARTS, encoded by the coding sequence ATGGACGTCTCGCAATGCACGGTCCTGGTCGTAGAGGACTCGCCCCTCTTCCGGAAGATGGTGGGCGAGTTCCTGCACGCCCTGCGCATCACGCGCATCCAGGAAGCGTCCAACGGGCGCTCGGCCCTGGAGCAGCTGGCGCACAGCCGGCCGGACCTGGTGTGCCTGGACCTGACGCTGCCGGACGTGTCCGGGTACGACGTGTGCGAGTACATCCGTGGCCAGCCGGAGCTGGCGGGCCTGCCGGTGTTGATGATCAGCGCGCGCGGCACCCTGCTGGACCGCGCTCAGGCGGAGGAAGTGGGGGCGGACGGCTATCTGACGAAGCCGTTCACCCAGGACGAGTTCATTCAGCAAGTGGTGAGGTTGTTGGCGAAGGCGGCTGAGGCGACCCCGGGAGGTAAGAGCGATGCCCGCACCTCATGA
- a CDS encoding polysaccharide biosynthesis/export family protein yields the protein MCRSTSASRSLLRVLPAALLALAACYTPGRFIWVDDYREPPSLQDEGYVIRKGDKLFIKVWNQRELDTPETLVREDGRITLSLLNDVDAAGMTPPTLARRIEELLKPMVSNPSVTVYVREPKQLEVAVLGEVKSPGMKGLEPGSGVLHALAQAGGFTDYAQPDGIYVLRRQPDSPVPMRIRFDYEAASRTEGKGASFQLRTGDIVVVE from the coding sequence ATGTGCCGTTCAACCTCAGCCTCTCGAAGCCTCCTCCGAGTCCTCCCAGCCGCGCTGCTGGCGCTGGCCGCCTGCTACACCCCGGGCCGCTTCATCTGGGTGGACGACTACCGCGAGCCGCCCTCGCTCCAGGACGAGGGCTACGTCATCCGCAAGGGCGACAAGCTCTTCATCAAGGTGTGGAACCAGCGGGAGCTGGACACGCCGGAGACACTGGTGCGCGAGGATGGGCGCATCACCCTCTCGCTGCTCAATGACGTGGACGCCGCGGGGATGACACCGCCGACGCTCGCGCGCCGGATTGAAGAGCTGCTCAAGCCCATGGTGAGCAACCCCTCCGTCACCGTGTACGTGCGCGAGCCCAAGCAGCTGGAGGTGGCGGTGCTCGGCGAGGTGAAGAGCCCCGGCATGAAGGGCCTGGAGCCCGGCTCGGGCGTGCTGCACGCGCTGGCGCAGGCCGGCGGCTTCACGGACTATGCCCAGCCCGACGGCATCTACGTGCTGCGCCGCCAGCCGGACAGCCCCGTACCCATGCGCATCCGCTTCGACTACGAGGCCGCCAGCCGCACCGAGGGCAAGGGCGCCTCGTTCCAGCTGCGCACCGGCGACATCGTGGTGGTGGAGTAA
- a CDS encoding oligosaccharide flippase family protein, producing MSTPSPDSSAAATPPAPQPAGLDVSTSMRNAVKLGSSLMVTYGIALAVRLLLPRVLGPEAFGQFNWASEGFTAVFFVLAGLGLEVYIRKEVALRPQHASEFFGGTLLLQLTMAVTLLGVMQGLMHLDGKPDYLRVLVLLLGVYQLFFRCNGTLAAVLHARERVDGLSVANIATKCVWGGGQLLVLALGLPLPWLGVPILASEVVRAVVLFRLSRVHTGLEIRLDAKGTKEAMTGALPFFLNEAALAANGPMGIFLLGFLTNTTEVGWYGAGWNLAGMTLMAAPVVTWVLTPLMARAAAQSQDDLFRLSRRTLEAVSAFSIPMVLAIALGAETWIQLVYGEAFLPAAAVLRLQAPILALTYVAMVCASVLTALGKGWWVTRTSVVSMVLNSTLNLTLARPFLAWFGPVGGACASALALFICEVVAVGMLVWAVGGRAFDKQSLTRMGKTLAVCGVVTCVHLALVDLGPVRLVVGACLYIVLVFVTGAVRLDELQGLLRVVRQRRSRVQPSAAA from the coding sequence ATGTCCACGCCCTCCCCTGATTCGAGCGCCGCGGCGACTCCTCCGGCACCGCAGCCCGCGGGGCTGGACGTGTCGACGTCCATGCGCAACGCCGTGAAGCTGGGCAGCTCGCTCATGGTGACGTACGGCATCGCCCTGGCGGTGCGCCTGCTGCTGCCGCGCGTGCTGGGGCCCGAGGCGTTTGGCCAGTTCAACTGGGCCTCGGAGGGCTTCACCGCCGTCTTCTTCGTGCTGGCTGGCCTGGGCCTGGAGGTCTACATCCGCAAGGAGGTGGCCCTGCGGCCGCAGCACGCCAGCGAGTTCTTCGGCGGCACGCTGCTGCTCCAGCTCACCATGGCGGTGACGCTGCTCGGGGTGATGCAGGGGCTGATGCACCTGGACGGCAAGCCCGACTACCTACGGGTGCTGGTGCTGCTGCTGGGCGTGTATCAGTTGTTTTTCCGGTGCAACGGCACGCTGGCGGCGGTGCTCCACGCGCGTGAGCGGGTGGATGGGCTCTCGGTGGCCAACATCGCCACCAAGTGCGTGTGGGGCGGCGGGCAGCTGCTGGTGCTGGCACTGGGGCTGCCCCTGCCATGGCTCGGCGTGCCGATTCTCGCGTCCGAGGTGGTGCGGGCGGTGGTGCTGTTCCGGCTCTCGCGTGTGCACACGGGCCTGGAGATTCGCCTGGACGCGAAGGGCACGAAGGAGGCGATGACGGGCGCGCTGCCCTTCTTCCTCAACGAGGCGGCGCTGGCGGCCAACGGCCCCATGGGCATCTTCCTCCTGGGCTTCCTGACGAACACCACCGAGGTGGGCTGGTACGGCGCCGGGTGGAACCTCGCGGGCATGACGCTCATGGCCGCGCCCGTGGTGACGTGGGTGCTGACGCCGCTGATGGCGCGCGCCGCGGCCCAGTCGCAGGACGATCTGTTCCGCTTGAGTCGCCGCACGCTGGAGGCGGTGAGCGCCTTCTCCATCCCCATGGTGCTGGCCATCGCGCTGGGCGCGGAGACGTGGATCCAGCTGGTGTACGGCGAGGCCTTCCTGCCGGCGGCGGCGGTGCTGCGGCTGCAGGCGCCGATTCTGGCGCTCACGTATGTGGCCATGGTGTGCGCCAGCGTGCTCACGGCGCTGGGCAAGGGCTGGTGGGTGACGCGCACCTCGGTGGTGTCCATGGTGCTCAACTCCACGCTCAACCTGACGCTGGCGCGCCCCTTCCTGGCGTGGTTCGGCCCCGTGGGAGGTGCGTGCGCCTCCGCCCTGGCGCTCTTCATCTGCGAGGTGGTGGCCGTGGGGATGCTGGTGTGGGCCGTGGGAGGACGCGCCTTCGACAAGCAGAGCCTCACCCGGATGGGGAAGACGCTGGCCGTCTGCGGCGTTGTGACGTGCGTCCATCTGGCGCTCGTGGACCTGGGCCCGGTGCGGCTGGTGGTGGGCGCGTGTCTCTATATCGTCCTCGTGTTCGTGACAGGCGCGGTGCGTTTGGACGAGCTGCAAGGCCTGCTGCGCGTGGTGCGCCAGCGGCGCTCGCGTGTCCAGCCGTCCGCCGCCGCGTGA
- the epsZ gene encoding exopolysaccharide biosynthesis polyisoprenyl-phosphate hexose-1-phosphate transferase EpsZ, with translation MQSASVQKEVSENPQPAAPVQPAVVPAPEPSRMMAVPALAAKATRGRLAPGFAAKLNLLVDLFLVVGALLGSTLLMGHKLQVGNLDLWLLLGMAGLGWLLLGTALCLYDPRFSDRAPLDDLALVSITVVSITFMLYLERLLIAGGYPVVALTFFPLLLWGSVVGLRHFVFRRLAVREEPIDEALILGLGAMGRLTGEHLAEHGRRRVTGYLAFGSEKVNPNSPQPLLGKVEQLEEVLCRVPVDVVYISGNVQKHGVEMQAAIKLCERFGIPFALPAHPFRMDRARPEHNHAVSDGYLHFVSYQPRPHQMAIKRLFDIISSAAGLLVLSPLLISVAVGIKLTSRGPIFFKQKRVGLHGKPFDMLKFRSMVVNAEELRAKLEALNEQSGPVFKIKNDPRITSIGRFIRKYSIDELPQLLNVLRGEMSVVGPRPPLPKEVEKYAAWQRRRLSVRPGLTCIWQVSGRNQISFEEWMYLDMQYIDNWTLLTDLGLILKTVPVVITGNGAS, from the coding sequence ATGCAATCCGCATCGGTCCAGAAAGAAGTCTCCGAGAATCCGCAGCCGGCGGCGCCCGTTCAGCCTGCCGTGGTGCCGGCCCCCGAGCCCTCGCGGATGATGGCGGTGCCTGCGCTGGCGGCCAAGGCCACTCGGGGACGGCTGGCGCCGGGCTTCGCGGCGAAGCTGAACCTGCTGGTGGACTTGTTCCTGGTGGTGGGCGCGCTGCTGGGCTCCACGCTGCTGATGGGGCACAAGCTGCAAGTGGGCAACCTGGACCTGTGGCTGCTGCTGGGCATGGCGGGGCTGGGCTGGCTGCTGCTGGGCACCGCGCTGTGCCTGTATGACCCGCGGTTCTCGGACCGGGCGCCGCTGGATGACCTGGCGCTGGTGTCCATCACCGTGGTGTCCATCACCTTCATGCTCTACCTGGAGCGCTTGCTGATTGCAGGCGGCTACCCCGTGGTGGCGCTGACGTTCTTCCCGCTGCTGCTCTGGGGGAGCGTGGTGGGGCTGCGGCACTTTGTGTTCCGCCGGCTCGCGGTGCGCGAGGAGCCCATCGACGAGGCGCTCATCCTCGGCCTGGGCGCCATGGGCCGCCTTACGGGCGAGCACCTGGCCGAGCACGGCCGCCGCCGCGTCACTGGCTACCTGGCCTTCGGCAGCGAGAAGGTGAATCCCAACTCGCCGCAGCCGCTGCTGGGCAAGGTGGAGCAGCTGGAAGAGGTGCTCTGCCGCGTGCCGGTGGATGTCGTCTACATCTCGGGCAACGTGCAGAAGCACGGCGTGGAGATGCAGGCGGCCATCAAGCTGTGCGAGCGCTTCGGCATTCCGTTCGCGCTGCCGGCGCACCCGTTCCGCATGGACCGGGCCCGCCCGGAGCACAACCACGCGGTGTCCGACGGCTACCTGCACTTCGTCTCGTACCAGCCTCGGCCGCACCAGATGGCCATCAAGCGCCTGTTCGACATCATCTCCTCGGCGGCGGGCCTGCTGGTGCTCTCGCCGCTGCTCATCTCCGTGGCGGTGGGCATCAAGCTCACCTCGCGCGGCCCCATCTTCTTCAAGCAGAAGCGCGTCGGCCTCCACGGCAAGCCGTTCGACATGCTCAAGTTCCGCTCCATGGTGGTGAACGCCGAGGAGCTGCGCGCCAAGCTCGAGGCGCTCAATGAGCAGAGCGGCCCCGTCTTCAAGATCAAGAACGACCCGCGGATCACCTCCATCGGCCGCTTCATCCGCAAGTACTCGATTGACGAGCTGCCTCAGCTGCTCAACGTGCTGCGCGGTGAGATGAGCGTGGTGGGCCCGCGTCCGCCGCTGCCCAAGGAGGTGGAGAAGTACGCTGCCTGGCAGCGCCGCCGCCTGTCCGTGCGTCCGGGTCTCACCTGCATCTGGCAGGTCTCCGGCCGCAATCAGATCTCCTTCGAGGAGTGGATGTACCTGGACATGCAGTACATCGACAACTGGACCCTGCTGACGGATCTGGGACTGATCCTCAAGACGGTTCCGGTGGTGATCACGGGCAACGGCGCCAGCTAG
- a CDS encoding glycosyltransferase family 4 protein: MPQDSAYIGVGEPVSRVTDALEKKGPMLEFAAMSQGAFTQVVSMAQRGMNPASNVDCARFALAAWKETRERQNLFLAEEFPALQFLACDAVMSRRKRRIVLLVHNVSSKKRWLALSKLGLQRRVDHVLCLSPHSQKVLVEHYGIPREKVSVIYSRVDTAYFQPQPETPLKRQVCAAGAVNRDYGTLIEAATGLDADVKIAADTIWRYSVANKGETQSAMLPPNVEMRSWGSYANLRQLYAESRVVVVPLARPIISGITVALEGMAMGKPVILTRNPYVEGFIEDGVTGFHVEPGNPVALRERLQWLLDHPQEAEAMGRRAREKAERDFSVERYVERILAPFS, from the coding sequence ATGCCCCAAGACTCCGCATACATCGGCGTGGGTGAGCCCGTCAGCCGCGTCACCGATGCGCTGGAGAAGAAGGGCCCCATGCTGGAGTTCGCGGCCATGAGCCAGGGGGCCTTCACCCAGGTGGTCTCCATGGCGCAGCGGGGGATGAACCCCGCGTCCAACGTGGACTGCGCCCGCTTCGCCCTGGCCGCGTGGAAGGAGACGCGCGAGCGCCAGAACCTCTTTCTCGCCGAGGAGTTCCCCGCGCTCCAGTTCCTCGCGTGCGACGCGGTGATGAGCCGCCGCAAGCGCCGCATCGTGCTGCTGGTGCACAACGTGTCCAGCAAGAAGCGCTGGCTGGCGCTCTCCAAGCTGGGCCTCCAGCGGCGCGTGGACCACGTGCTGTGCCTGTCCCCGCACAGCCAGAAGGTGCTGGTGGAGCACTACGGCATTCCGCGCGAGAAGGTGAGCGTCATCTACTCGCGCGTGGACACGGCCTACTTCCAGCCCCAGCCGGAGACGCCGCTCAAGCGCCAGGTATGCGCGGCGGGCGCGGTGAACCGCGACTACGGCACGCTGATTGAGGCGGCCACGGGGCTGGACGCGGACGTGAAGATCGCCGCGGACACCATCTGGCGCTACTCGGTGGCCAACAAGGGCGAGACCCAGAGCGCCATGCTGCCGCCGAACGTGGAGATGCGCTCGTGGGGCAGCTACGCGAACCTGCGCCAGCTCTACGCCGAGTCCCGCGTGGTGGTGGTGCCCCTGGCCCGCCCCATCATCAGCGGCATCACCGTGGCCCTGGAGGGCATGGCCATGGGCAAGCCCGTCATCCTCACGCGCAACCCGTACGTCGAGGGCTTCATCGAGGACGGCGTCACGGGCTTCCACGTGGAGCCGGGCAATCCTGTAGCACTGCGTGAGCGCCTGCAGTGGCTGCTGGATCATCCCCAGGAGGCCGAGGCCATGGGCCGCCGCGCCCGCGAGAAGGCCGAGCGGGACTTCTCCGTGGAGCGCTACGTCGAGCGCATCCTCGCTCCGTTTTCTTAG